A portion of the Ptiloglossa arizonensis isolate GNS036 chromosome 11, iyPtiAriz1_principal, whole genome shotgun sequence genome contains these proteins:
- the LOC143152535 gene encoding A disintegrin and metalloproteinase with thrombospondin motifs 7 isoform X2, with protein MRYPLMLRAFIAVAHIVPEARLHRPSVRGVYTPEEHVHGQEIVIPRKVTHRGEFISHNVTHHYHQDGPVVHYRLSVAGNAYHIELTAVDDFIGPKMVVERRKRDVHVRSPPKYRSSKCHYRGFVHGHSNSQVTLSACDGLAGMLRSEYGEFWLEPVAVSPEEERVSLEERLKDAGAEDRHRKLRSLVGRPHLLFRRSAEQSQLEIGGVATARTRRRRKKKRKLERNCGTREPRRLTETRLEWQTQPGLVQVQGRGRRKHHPTKRWQRSKRSISRPRHVEALVVADTTMMAFHQDGDVETYLLTIMNMVSSLYLDPTIGNFISVVVVRIILVEEDEAEQGLDITVNADRTLYNFCKWQQKLNPADDSHPNHHDVAILVTREDICSRANTPCSTLGVAHVAGMCQPDRSCSVNEDNGITLAHTITHELGHNFGMYHDTEKIGCSKRDGDTLHVMTPTFEVDTIGVAWSRCSRRDITNFLDQGKGECLEDEPADNDYVYPDLPPGAMYNAEHQCRLQFGVREASVCSPLQEICSKLWCIVDGTCTTMLHPAAPGTHCGKHMWCQNQECVPIVDRPRQIDGGWGEWGFWSECSKTCGAGVSIVERKCDHPEPAHGGKFCIGERRRYKICNTHPCPEGTASFRAVQCSHYDGKEYKGKNYTWLPYFDQKESVIVPWGEAALDGTPCNVGTRDMCISGICRKVGCDWTVDSDATEDRCGICHGDGTQCETTGGVYDKNDGPGYKEVVVVPFGSRNIKIEEIGNSKNYIGIGVPNSDKYFLNGKRQITLAGEYQVAGTPALYERDRDREKIRIPGPIKEDIAVYLISRGHYRNFGLRYEYTVPKKEPDRAPEYSWVFSDWSLCTATCGGGTQISKALCNEKKSGVVDDHFCEGIEKLESILRECNPNPCPARWWIGPWQMCPVTCGEGALRKRSVMCVSSGMGPDRSDLALPDRDCNGDARPEEVSPCSNLPRCGTTTETPFAIVYADNKDASFYNVSSNDQDGITIVDGLTTEEPEILEFDNVVDENPDNSMYNTKSKWIVSKWNHCSNGKRSRKVTCSVQGDCSPENKPITIEPCQGGRWLAGRWGSCNASCLTKLGIKRREVECRDRITELLSDDCNPGRRPIDTRRCYHRRQCANDKSECRDTIVPNSMCSTYTRMCEVSSIVQEKCCATCSRKRRHGRQNRRHSLGD; from the exons ATGCGCTATCCATTGATGCTTCGAGCGTTCATCGCCGTTGCGCACATCGTCCCCGAAGCCCGTCTCCATCGACCGAGCGTCCGGG GTGTATACACTCCGGAGGAACACGTCCACGGGCAAGAGATCGTGATACCGCGGAAGGTGACCCACCGAGGAGAGTTTATCTCGCACAACGTGACCCACCACTACCACCAGGATGGTCCGGTGGTCCACTATCGGTTGTCGGTCGCCGGTAACGCGTACCACATCGAATTGACGGCCGTGGACGACTTCATCGGACCCAAAATGGTCGTCGAGAGACGAAAACGAGACGTACACGTGCGCAGCCCGCCGAAATATCGATCGAGCAAATGCCATTATCGAGGTTTCGTTCACGGACATTCCAATTCCCAAGTTACCTTGTCCGCCTGCGACGGTTTG gcgGGTATGCTGCGCAGCGAATACGGGGAGTTCTGGTTGGAACCAGTCGCCGTGTCCCCGGAAGAAGAACGAGTCAGCCTGGAGGAAAGGCTGAAAGACGCCGGCGCCGAGGACCGCCACCGGAAACTCCGCTCGTTGGTCGGTAGGCCGCATCTTCTCTTCCGTAGATCCGCCGAGCAGTCGCAGCTCGAAATCGGCGGCGTCGCGACCGCCCGCACCAGACGTcgacgaaaaaagaagagaaaactcGAGAGAAACTGTGGCACTCGCG AGCCGAGGAGATTGACGGAAACGCGGCTCGAGTGGCAGACGCAGCCCGGTCTCGTTCAAGTTCAAGGACGTGGCAGAAGGAAACACCATCCGACGAAACGATGGCAGCGCTCCAAGAGATCGATCAGTCGACCGCGTCACGTCGAGGCCCTCGTCGTCGCTGACACGACCATGATGGCTTTCCATCAGGACGGCGACGTCGAGACGTATCTACTGACCATCATGAACATGGTGTCGTCCCTCTATCTGGACCCCACCATCGGGAATTTCATCAGCGTCGTCGTGGTCAGAATCATTCTCGTCGAGGAGGACGAGGCGGAA CAAGGACTGGACATCACGGTGAACGCGGATCGGACGCTGTACAATTTCTGCAAATGGCAACAGAAACTGAATCCGGCGGACGACTCGCATCCGAATCACCACGACGTGGCGATTTTAGTGACGAGGGAGGACATCTGCTCGAGGGCCAACACGCCGTGCAGCACGCTGGGAGTGGCCCACGTAGCCGGTATGTGCCAACCGGACCGCAGTTGCAGCGTCAACGAGGACAACGGGATCACCCTGGCGCACACGATCACGCACGAACTGGGACACAA CTTCGGAATGTATCACGACACGGAGAAAATCGGCTGCAGCAAACGGGACGGTGACACTCTGCACGTGATGACGCCAACTTTCGAAGTGGACACCATCGGCGTAGCCTGGTCGAGATGCTCCAGGAGAGACATTACAAATTTTTTGGA TCAAGGAAAAGGTGAATGTTTGGAGGACGAACCGGCCGACAACGATTACGTGTATCCGGATTTACCGCCCGGTGCGATGTACAACGCGGAGCATCAATGTAGACTTCAATTCGGCGTCAGAGAGGCTTCCGTTTGCTCTCCCTTGCAAGAG ATCTGTTCGAAATTATGGTGCATCGTTGACGGTACTTGCACCACCATGCTTCATCCGGCTGCTCCGGGGACCCACTGTGGGAAACACATG TGGTGCCAAAACCAAGAGTGCGTGCCAATCGTGGACAGGCCGCGTCAGATCGACGGCGGATGGGGCGAATGGGGCTTTTGGAGCGAGTGCTCGAAAACTTGTGGCGCGGGTGTCTCGATCGTCGAGCGGAAATGCGATCATCCGGAGCCAGCGCACGGCGGCAAATTCTGCATAGGCGAGAGACGTCGATACAAAATTTGCAACACGCACCCTTGCCCGGAAGGTACGGCCAGCTTTAGAGCCGTTCAATGCAGCCACTACGACGGCAAGGAGTAcaaggggaaaaattacacCTGGTTACCCTACTTCGATCAAA AGGAAAGCGTGATCGTCCCGTGGGGTGAAGCCGCTCTGGATGGTACACCCTGTAACGTCGGTACCAGGGACATGTGCATCTCTGGAATCTGTCGA AAAGTCGGCTGCGACTGGACGGTCGATTCCGACGCCACCGAAGACCGTTGCGGCATTTGTCACGGAGACGGAACGCAATGCGAAACAACGGGCGGTGTTTACGATAAGAACGACGGTCCGGGATACAAAGAGGTCGTCGTTGTTCCCTTTGGTTCGAGAAACATAAAAATCGAGGAAATCGGTAACAGCAAGAATTACATCGGCATAGGGGTGCCAAATTCCGACAAGTACTTCCTCAATGGGAAACG GCAGATCACCTTAGCGGGTGAGTACCAAGTGGCCGGAACTCCAGCTTTGTACGAACGTGATCGCGATAGAGAGAAGATCAGAATTCCTGGTCCCATCAAAGAGGACATCGCAGTCTAC TTGATTTCCAGAGGACATTATCGCAATTTTGGTTTACGGTACGAGTACACGGTTCCGAAGAAGGAACCCGACCGGGCGCCAGAGTACTCTTGGGTATTCTCCGATTGGTCCCTCTGCACGGCCACTTGCGGCGGTGGCACGCAAATTTCGAAAGCCCTCTGCAACGAGAAGAAGAGCGGAGTCGTCGATGACCACTTTTGCGAGGGCATTGAAAAATTGGAGTCGATCTTGCGGGAATGCAATCCGAATCCCTGCCCCGCCAG ATGGTGGATCGGACCGTGGCAAATGTGCCCGGTAACTTGCGGAGAGGGCGCGCTGCGGAAACGATCGGTGATGTGCGTCTCCTCGGGGATGGGTCCGGATCGCTCGGACCTGGCTTTGCCCGATCGAGACTGCAACGGGGACGCGAGGCCCGAAGAAGTCAGCCCGTGTTCCAACTTGCCGCGTTGCGGTACCACCACCGAAACGCCTTTCGCGATCGTCTACGCGGACAACAAAGACGCCTCTTTCTACAACGTGAGCTCGAACGATCAGGACGGCATCACGATCGTCGACGGTCTCACTACCGAGGAACCGGAGATACTCGAATTCGACAACGTCGTAGACGAAAACCCGGACAATTCCATGTACAATACCAAATCCAAATGGATCGTTTCGAAATGGAATCACTGTTCGAACGGAAAACGGAGCAGGAAAGTAACCTGTTCGGTGCAGGGAGACTGTAGTCCCGAGAACAAACCGATCACCATTGAACCGTGTCAGGGTGGAAGGTGGCTCGCCG GAAGATGGGGATCCTGCAACGCGTCTTGCCTAACGAAGCTCGGCATTAAGCGCAGAGAAGTCGAGTGTCGTGACCGTATAACGGAATTACTGTCCGATGATTGCAACCCCGGGAGAAGGCCAATCGATACAAGACGCTGTTATCATAGGCGGCAGTGCGCGAACGATAAATCCG AGTGCAGAGACACAATCGTGCCGAACTCGATGTGCTCAACGTACACACGTATGTGCGAAGTATCATCGATCGTACAGGAGAAATGTTGCGCCACGTGCTCCAGAAAACGCAGACACGGCCGTCAGAATAGACGACACAGTCTTGGCGATTGA
- the LOC143152535 gene encoding A disintegrin and metalloproteinase with thrombospondin motifs 7 isoform X1, producing MRYPLMLRAFIAVAHIVPEARLHRPSVRGVYTPEEHVHGQEIVIPRKVTHRGEFISHNVTHHYHQDGPVVHYRLSVAGNAYHIELTAVDDFIGPKMVVERRKRDVHVRSPPKYRSSKCHYRGFVHGHSNSQVTLSACDGLAGMLRSEYGEFWLEPVAVSPEEERVSLEERLKDAGAEDRHRKLRSLVGRPHLLFRRSAEQSQLEIGGVATARTRRRRKKKRKLERNCGTREPRRLTETRLEWQTQPGLVQVQGRGRRKHHPTKRWQRSKRSISRPRHVEALVVADTTMMAFHQDGDVETYLLTIMNMVSSLYLDPTIGNFISVVVVRIILVEEDEAEQGLDITVNADRTLYNFCKWQQKLNPADDSHPNHHDVAILVTREDICSRANTPCSTLGVAHVAGMCQPDRSCSVNEDNGITLAHTITHELGHNFGMYHDTEKIGCSKRDGDTLHVMTPTFEVDTIGVAWSRCSRRDITNFLDQGKGECLEDEPADNDYVYPDLPPGAMYNAEHQCRLQFGVREASVCSPLQEICSKLWCIVDGTCTTMLHPAAPGTHCGKHMWCQNQECVPIVDRPRQIDGGWGEWGFWSECSKTCGAGVSIVERKCDHPEPAHGGKFCIGERRRYKICNTHPCPEGTASFRAVQCSHYDGKEYKGKNYTWLPYFDQTEPCELYCTDTEESVIVPWGEAALDGTPCNVGTRDMCISGICRKVGCDWTVDSDATEDRCGICHGDGTQCETTGGVYDKNDGPGYKEVVVVPFGSRNIKIEEIGNSKNYIGIGVPNSDKYFLNGKRQITLAGEYQVAGTPALYERDRDREKIRIPGPIKEDIAVYLISRGHYRNFGLRYEYTVPKKEPDRAPEYSWVFSDWSLCTATCGGGTQISKALCNEKKSGVVDDHFCEGIEKLESILRECNPNPCPARWWIGPWQMCPVTCGEGALRKRSVMCVSSGMGPDRSDLALPDRDCNGDARPEEVSPCSNLPRCGTTTETPFAIVYADNKDASFYNVSSNDQDGITIVDGLTTEEPEILEFDNVVDENPDNSMYNTKSKWIVSKWNHCSNGKRSRKVTCSVQGDCSPENKPITIEPCQGGRWLAGRWGSCNASCLTKLGIKRREVECRDRITELLSDDCNPGRRPIDTRRCYHRRQCANDKSECRDTIVPNSMCSTYTRMCEVSSIVQEKCCATCSRKRRHGRQNRRHSLGD from the exons ATGCGCTATCCATTGATGCTTCGAGCGTTCATCGCCGTTGCGCACATCGTCCCCGAAGCCCGTCTCCATCGACCGAGCGTCCGGG GTGTATACACTCCGGAGGAACACGTCCACGGGCAAGAGATCGTGATACCGCGGAAGGTGACCCACCGAGGAGAGTTTATCTCGCACAACGTGACCCACCACTACCACCAGGATGGTCCGGTGGTCCACTATCGGTTGTCGGTCGCCGGTAACGCGTACCACATCGAATTGACGGCCGTGGACGACTTCATCGGACCCAAAATGGTCGTCGAGAGACGAAAACGAGACGTACACGTGCGCAGCCCGCCGAAATATCGATCGAGCAAATGCCATTATCGAGGTTTCGTTCACGGACATTCCAATTCCCAAGTTACCTTGTCCGCCTGCGACGGTTTG gcgGGTATGCTGCGCAGCGAATACGGGGAGTTCTGGTTGGAACCAGTCGCCGTGTCCCCGGAAGAAGAACGAGTCAGCCTGGAGGAAAGGCTGAAAGACGCCGGCGCCGAGGACCGCCACCGGAAACTCCGCTCGTTGGTCGGTAGGCCGCATCTTCTCTTCCGTAGATCCGCCGAGCAGTCGCAGCTCGAAATCGGCGGCGTCGCGACCGCCCGCACCAGACGTcgacgaaaaaagaagagaaaactcGAGAGAAACTGTGGCACTCGCG AGCCGAGGAGATTGACGGAAACGCGGCTCGAGTGGCAGACGCAGCCCGGTCTCGTTCAAGTTCAAGGACGTGGCAGAAGGAAACACCATCCGACGAAACGATGGCAGCGCTCCAAGAGATCGATCAGTCGACCGCGTCACGTCGAGGCCCTCGTCGTCGCTGACACGACCATGATGGCTTTCCATCAGGACGGCGACGTCGAGACGTATCTACTGACCATCATGAACATGGTGTCGTCCCTCTATCTGGACCCCACCATCGGGAATTTCATCAGCGTCGTCGTGGTCAGAATCATTCTCGTCGAGGAGGACGAGGCGGAA CAAGGACTGGACATCACGGTGAACGCGGATCGGACGCTGTACAATTTCTGCAAATGGCAACAGAAACTGAATCCGGCGGACGACTCGCATCCGAATCACCACGACGTGGCGATTTTAGTGACGAGGGAGGACATCTGCTCGAGGGCCAACACGCCGTGCAGCACGCTGGGAGTGGCCCACGTAGCCGGTATGTGCCAACCGGACCGCAGTTGCAGCGTCAACGAGGACAACGGGATCACCCTGGCGCACACGATCACGCACGAACTGGGACACAA CTTCGGAATGTATCACGACACGGAGAAAATCGGCTGCAGCAAACGGGACGGTGACACTCTGCACGTGATGACGCCAACTTTCGAAGTGGACACCATCGGCGTAGCCTGGTCGAGATGCTCCAGGAGAGACATTACAAATTTTTTGGA TCAAGGAAAAGGTGAATGTTTGGAGGACGAACCGGCCGACAACGATTACGTGTATCCGGATTTACCGCCCGGTGCGATGTACAACGCGGAGCATCAATGTAGACTTCAATTCGGCGTCAGAGAGGCTTCCGTTTGCTCTCCCTTGCAAGAG ATCTGTTCGAAATTATGGTGCATCGTTGACGGTACTTGCACCACCATGCTTCATCCGGCTGCTCCGGGGACCCACTGTGGGAAACACATG TGGTGCCAAAACCAAGAGTGCGTGCCAATCGTGGACAGGCCGCGTCAGATCGACGGCGGATGGGGCGAATGGGGCTTTTGGAGCGAGTGCTCGAAAACTTGTGGCGCGGGTGTCTCGATCGTCGAGCGGAAATGCGATCATCCGGAGCCAGCGCACGGCGGCAAATTCTGCATAGGCGAGAGACGTCGATACAAAATTTGCAACACGCACCCTTGCCCGGAAGGTACGGCCAGCTTTAGAGCCGTTCAATGCAGCCACTACGACGGCAAGGAGTAcaaggggaaaaattacacCTGGTTACCCTACTTCGATCAAA CGGAACCTTGCGAATTGTATTGCACCGATACAGAGGAAAGCGTGATCGTCCCGTGGGGTGAAGCCGCTCTGGATGGTACACCCTGTAACGTCGGTACCAGGGACATGTGCATCTCTGGAATCTGTCGA AAAGTCGGCTGCGACTGGACGGTCGATTCCGACGCCACCGAAGACCGTTGCGGCATTTGTCACGGAGACGGAACGCAATGCGAAACAACGGGCGGTGTTTACGATAAGAACGACGGTCCGGGATACAAAGAGGTCGTCGTTGTTCCCTTTGGTTCGAGAAACATAAAAATCGAGGAAATCGGTAACAGCAAGAATTACATCGGCATAGGGGTGCCAAATTCCGACAAGTACTTCCTCAATGGGAAACG GCAGATCACCTTAGCGGGTGAGTACCAAGTGGCCGGAACTCCAGCTTTGTACGAACGTGATCGCGATAGAGAGAAGATCAGAATTCCTGGTCCCATCAAAGAGGACATCGCAGTCTAC TTGATTTCCAGAGGACATTATCGCAATTTTGGTTTACGGTACGAGTACACGGTTCCGAAGAAGGAACCCGACCGGGCGCCAGAGTACTCTTGGGTATTCTCCGATTGGTCCCTCTGCACGGCCACTTGCGGCGGTGGCACGCAAATTTCGAAAGCCCTCTGCAACGAGAAGAAGAGCGGAGTCGTCGATGACCACTTTTGCGAGGGCATTGAAAAATTGGAGTCGATCTTGCGGGAATGCAATCCGAATCCCTGCCCCGCCAG ATGGTGGATCGGACCGTGGCAAATGTGCCCGGTAACTTGCGGAGAGGGCGCGCTGCGGAAACGATCGGTGATGTGCGTCTCCTCGGGGATGGGTCCGGATCGCTCGGACCTGGCTTTGCCCGATCGAGACTGCAACGGGGACGCGAGGCCCGAAGAAGTCAGCCCGTGTTCCAACTTGCCGCGTTGCGGTACCACCACCGAAACGCCTTTCGCGATCGTCTACGCGGACAACAAAGACGCCTCTTTCTACAACGTGAGCTCGAACGATCAGGACGGCATCACGATCGTCGACGGTCTCACTACCGAGGAACCGGAGATACTCGAATTCGACAACGTCGTAGACGAAAACCCGGACAATTCCATGTACAATACCAAATCCAAATGGATCGTTTCGAAATGGAATCACTGTTCGAACGGAAAACGGAGCAGGAAAGTAACCTGTTCGGTGCAGGGAGACTGTAGTCCCGAGAACAAACCGATCACCATTGAACCGTGTCAGGGTGGAAGGTGGCTCGCCG GAAGATGGGGATCCTGCAACGCGTCTTGCCTAACGAAGCTCGGCATTAAGCGCAGAGAAGTCGAGTGTCGTGACCGTATAACGGAATTACTGTCCGATGATTGCAACCCCGGGAGAAGGCCAATCGATACAAGACGCTGTTATCATAGGCGGCAGTGCGCGAACGATAAATCCG AGTGCAGAGACACAATCGTGCCGAACTCGATGTGCTCAACGTACACACGTATGTGCGAAGTATCATCGATCGTACAGGAGAAATGTTGCGCCACGTGCTCCAGAAAACGCAGACACGGCCGTCAGAATAGACGACACAGTCTTGGCGATTGA
- the LOC143152535 gene encoding A disintegrin and metalloproteinase with thrombospondin motifs 7 isoform X3 — translation MRYPLMLRAFIAVAHIVPEARLHRPSVRGVYTPEEHVHGQEIVIPRKVTHRGEFISHNVTHHYHQDGPVVHYRLSVAGNAYHIELTAVDDFIGPKMVVERRKRDVHVRSPPKYRSSKCHYRGFVHGHSNSQVTLSACDGLAGMLRSEYGEFWLEPVAVSPEEERVSLEERLKDAGAEDRHRKLRSLVEPRRLTETRLEWQTQPGLVQVQGRGRRKHHPTKRWQRSKRSISRPRHVEALVVADTTMMAFHQDGDVETYLLTIMNMVSSLYLDPTIGNFISVVVVRIILVEEDEAEQGLDITVNADRTLYNFCKWQQKLNPADDSHPNHHDVAILVTREDICSRANTPCSTLGVAHVAGMCQPDRSCSVNEDNGITLAHTITHELGHNFGMYHDTEKIGCSKRDGDTLHVMTPTFEVDTIGVAWSRCSRRDITNFLDQGKGECLEDEPADNDYVYPDLPPGAMYNAEHQCRLQFGVREASVCSPLQEICSKLWCIVDGTCTTMLHPAAPGTHCGKHMWCQNQECVPIVDRPRQIDGGWGEWGFWSECSKTCGAGVSIVERKCDHPEPAHGGKFCIGERRRYKICNTHPCPEGTASFRAVQCSHYDGKEYKGKNYTWLPYFDQTEPCELYCTDTEESVIVPWGEAALDGTPCNVGTRDMCISGICRKVGCDWTVDSDATEDRCGICHGDGTQCETTGGVYDKNDGPGYKEVVVVPFGSRNIKIEEIGNSKNYIGIGVPNSDKYFLNGKRQITLAGEYQVAGTPALYERDRDREKIRIPGPIKEDIAVYLISRGHYRNFGLRYEYTVPKKEPDRAPEYSWVFSDWSLCTATCGGGTQISKALCNEKKSGVVDDHFCEGIEKLESILRECNPNPCPARWWIGPWQMCPVTCGEGALRKRSVMCVSSGMGPDRSDLALPDRDCNGDARPEEVSPCSNLPRCGTTTETPFAIVYADNKDASFYNVSSNDQDGITIVDGLTTEEPEILEFDNVVDENPDNSMYNTKSKWIVSKWNHCSNGKRSRKVTCSVQGDCSPENKPITIEPCQGGRWLAGRWGSCNASCLTKLGIKRREVECRDRITELLSDDCNPGRRPIDTRRCYHRRQCANDKSECRDTIVPNSMCSTYTRMCEVSSIVQEKCCATCSRKRRHGRQNRRHSLGD, via the exons ATGCGCTATCCATTGATGCTTCGAGCGTTCATCGCCGTTGCGCACATCGTCCCCGAAGCCCGTCTCCATCGACCGAGCGTCCGGG GTGTATACACTCCGGAGGAACACGTCCACGGGCAAGAGATCGTGATACCGCGGAAGGTGACCCACCGAGGAGAGTTTATCTCGCACAACGTGACCCACCACTACCACCAGGATGGTCCGGTGGTCCACTATCGGTTGTCGGTCGCCGGTAACGCGTACCACATCGAATTGACGGCCGTGGACGACTTCATCGGACCCAAAATGGTCGTCGAGAGACGAAAACGAGACGTACACGTGCGCAGCCCGCCGAAATATCGATCGAGCAAATGCCATTATCGAGGTTTCGTTCACGGACATTCCAATTCCCAAGTTACCTTGTCCGCCTGCGACGGTTTG gcgGGTATGCTGCGCAGCGAATACGGGGAGTTCTGGTTGGAACCAGTCGCCGTGTCCCCGGAAGAAGAACGAGTCAGCCTGGAGGAAAGGCTGAAAGACGCCGGCGCCGAGGACCGCCACCGGAAACTCCGCTCGTTGGTCG AGCCGAGGAGATTGACGGAAACGCGGCTCGAGTGGCAGACGCAGCCCGGTCTCGTTCAAGTTCAAGGACGTGGCAGAAGGAAACACCATCCGACGAAACGATGGCAGCGCTCCAAGAGATCGATCAGTCGACCGCGTCACGTCGAGGCCCTCGTCGTCGCTGACACGACCATGATGGCTTTCCATCAGGACGGCGACGTCGAGACGTATCTACTGACCATCATGAACATGGTGTCGTCCCTCTATCTGGACCCCACCATCGGGAATTTCATCAGCGTCGTCGTGGTCAGAATCATTCTCGTCGAGGAGGACGAGGCGGAA CAAGGACTGGACATCACGGTGAACGCGGATCGGACGCTGTACAATTTCTGCAAATGGCAACAGAAACTGAATCCGGCGGACGACTCGCATCCGAATCACCACGACGTGGCGATTTTAGTGACGAGGGAGGACATCTGCTCGAGGGCCAACACGCCGTGCAGCACGCTGGGAGTGGCCCACGTAGCCGGTATGTGCCAACCGGACCGCAGTTGCAGCGTCAACGAGGACAACGGGATCACCCTGGCGCACACGATCACGCACGAACTGGGACACAA CTTCGGAATGTATCACGACACGGAGAAAATCGGCTGCAGCAAACGGGACGGTGACACTCTGCACGTGATGACGCCAACTTTCGAAGTGGACACCATCGGCGTAGCCTGGTCGAGATGCTCCAGGAGAGACATTACAAATTTTTTGGA TCAAGGAAAAGGTGAATGTTTGGAGGACGAACCGGCCGACAACGATTACGTGTATCCGGATTTACCGCCCGGTGCGATGTACAACGCGGAGCATCAATGTAGACTTCAATTCGGCGTCAGAGAGGCTTCCGTTTGCTCTCCCTTGCAAGAG ATCTGTTCGAAATTATGGTGCATCGTTGACGGTACTTGCACCACCATGCTTCATCCGGCTGCTCCGGGGACCCACTGTGGGAAACACATG TGGTGCCAAAACCAAGAGTGCGTGCCAATCGTGGACAGGCCGCGTCAGATCGACGGCGGATGGGGCGAATGGGGCTTTTGGAGCGAGTGCTCGAAAACTTGTGGCGCGGGTGTCTCGATCGTCGAGCGGAAATGCGATCATCCGGAGCCAGCGCACGGCGGCAAATTCTGCATAGGCGAGAGACGTCGATACAAAATTTGCAACACGCACCCTTGCCCGGAAGGTACGGCCAGCTTTAGAGCCGTTCAATGCAGCCACTACGACGGCAAGGAGTAcaaggggaaaaattacacCTGGTTACCCTACTTCGATCAAA CGGAACCTTGCGAATTGTATTGCACCGATACAGAGGAAAGCGTGATCGTCCCGTGGGGTGAAGCCGCTCTGGATGGTACACCCTGTAACGTCGGTACCAGGGACATGTGCATCTCTGGAATCTGTCGA AAAGTCGGCTGCGACTGGACGGTCGATTCCGACGCCACCGAAGACCGTTGCGGCATTTGTCACGGAGACGGAACGCAATGCGAAACAACGGGCGGTGTTTACGATAAGAACGACGGTCCGGGATACAAAGAGGTCGTCGTTGTTCCCTTTGGTTCGAGAAACATAAAAATCGAGGAAATCGGTAACAGCAAGAATTACATCGGCATAGGGGTGCCAAATTCCGACAAGTACTTCCTCAATGGGAAACG GCAGATCACCTTAGCGGGTGAGTACCAAGTGGCCGGAACTCCAGCTTTGTACGAACGTGATCGCGATAGAGAGAAGATCAGAATTCCTGGTCCCATCAAAGAGGACATCGCAGTCTAC TTGATTTCCAGAGGACATTATCGCAATTTTGGTTTACGGTACGAGTACACGGTTCCGAAGAAGGAACCCGACCGGGCGCCAGAGTACTCTTGGGTATTCTCCGATTGGTCCCTCTGCACGGCCACTTGCGGCGGTGGCACGCAAATTTCGAAAGCCCTCTGCAACGAGAAGAAGAGCGGAGTCGTCGATGACCACTTTTGCGAGGGCATTGAAAAATTGGAGTCGATCTTGCGGGAATGCAATCCGAATCCCTGCCCCGCCAG ATGGTGGATCGGACCGTGGCAAATGTGCCCGGTAACTTGCGGAGAGGGCGCGCTGCGGAAACGATCGGTGATGTGCGTCTCCTCGGGGATGGGTCCGGATCGCTCGGACCTGGCTTTGCCCGATCGAGACTGCAACGGGGACGCGAGGCCCGAAGAAGTCAGCCCGTGTTCCAACTTGCCGCGTTGCGGTACCACCACCGAAACGCCTTTCGCGATCGTCTACGCGGACAACAAAGACGCCTCTTTCTACAACGTGAGCTCGAACGATCAGGACGGCATCACGATCGTCGACGGTCTCACTACCGAGGAACCGGAGATACTCGAATTCGACAACGTCGTAGACGAAAACCCGGACAATTCCATGTACAATACCAAATCCAAATGGATCGTTTCGAAATGGAATCACTGTTCGAACGGAAAACGGAGCAGGAAAGTAACCTGTTCGGTGCAGGGAGACTGTAGTCCCGAGAACAAACCGATCACCATTGAACCGTGTCAGGGTGGAAGGTGGCTCGCCG GAAGATGGGGATCCTGCAACGCGTCTTGCCTAACGAAGCTCGGCATTAAGCGCAGAGAAGTCGAGTGTCGTGACCGTATAACGGAATTACTGTCCGATGATTGCAACCCCGGGAGAAGGCCAATCGATACAAGACGCTGTTATCATAGGCGGCAGTGCGCGAACGATAAATCCG AGTGCAGAGACACAATCGTGCCGAACTCGATGTGCTCAACGTACACACGTATGTGCGAAGTATCATCGATCGTACAGGAGAAATGTTGCGCCACGTGCTCCAGAAAACGCAGACACGGCCGTCAGAATAGACGACACAGTCTTGGCGATTGA